Genomic segment of Rana temporaria chromosome 12, aRanTem1.1, whole genome shotgun sequence:
AGACGCCAAAAATTTACTAGcccgtcatccaacatttgttgttgaaaaATTGGACTTCAATTGTCAAAAGAAGCGTACTAatggtaagattttaggacaacagacatgcccctgccaacaatcggatcGTGTCTGAGGCTTTAGAAAAagatttctgcactacttttggtccaACTTCAgcacgacttgcattgacttctgttataAAGAAGTTGTATGCAAGCAACGCTGGGATGTCTGAAGTCATGGTAGTGTGAACCGGGCTTAAGGGGGCGCTCTGCTACAAATTGTACTACTAATTACAGAATCCCCCTACTGTATGTAGatgtcaaaaacaacaacaaatgtaaacattttactgtagaataaaaaaaaacttcacagaTAAATTTtcttccaaatatatatatatttataatatattatatataatttcagTTAACTCATATAGGATATATACACAAtgtataataaataacaaatataaaatGATTCTGTATATAAAATCTGGCCCTTGCCATCTATGGGATGTTCGGAGTCTATACAGTGTCATGTTTCGCTGCATTGCAGTACAGAATTGTGCTGTGCTCAGAGCTTTTATGCCATATTTTTCTCATCTTCATATCAGATCGGTTATATCTGACTGCAGACACAAAAGTGGCGGTTTCTCAGTGTAACTGACTGGGCCAATGAACAGACTGGGAGAATGTCCGATTGTATATAGCGATCACATTAATGTTTGTGGGAATTTGCAACtagaactacaagtaccagccaTGTTTTGCAGAAACTTGTTTGCAACATGCAGTCAGGTCCgtgtttaaagtataactaaagccaTTTCTTTGCTTTGGGGTGAAGAGGTACCTAtaaggttttattgctgtctgtacccccattagggagattcaattGCCCTCTTGAAGATTAATAGTAAACATGTCTTTCAATGACAACCAGGAATTCCTTTTactttggaaggatttcctcacttcctgttttggctatagaacaggaagtgaaagaaaattgtCCAAATAGGACACAGAAGAGTGGGGGAACACTGACAGaggttataactctcccttactcttttctaaatggggggggggggggtgttgccttCTACTTTAAGGGGCGTTTCACTATAGAAACACATAGGAAGGTGGTTCACATTGCTGTGcaatttttcagcctagttattTGAACGGGCTCAAATTGCACTGGATTGCATTAAAAGTAATGCAGGCAAATGCACTTCATTTGGGGCGTCATTAGAATACACTGACACCTGCAGCAAATCGCACACCCAATGCATTTTAATCACTGTGGAACACGGCACGCATGTTTTTCACACCACATTTTTGTGTGACCAGGCCCCTAAAGGCACAATCACACCAGATGTGCTGGACAAAAGGTATACATATGGCAAAATtgccttaaagtgtaagtaaacccacctattattttcagccaaggaagctgccatcttggcctatgtttaatcttcaactgctatggtgctgcacatgtgatcagttatgacaccagccattggatggtttggttgagagcacaaccaatgtgacagttagcaattccggcatgctggaaatgtaactgctttttgaaactgttaaatcgatgggtttacttccgctttaagtcctATTGGATCAGATATTACCACTGCATTGGTGTGTGCTGAAAAAGTAGGAGATGCTGCTTTTTGTGACAATTcagtaaaattagaagaaaaggtaAACGGTACAATGCAGCCACacaataatgtgtgtgtgtgtgaatgggctcttaaagaagtgctttaatgtaatgttgaaGTCAGATGCACAGCCTATttttatatagagtgggaaaaagATAAATGGCGCTCTCTAGTTTTCATTGCTGTGACCTCATTTCCTATCCTTGGCATGTGTCTGCtggaaatacacatttcttgttgctTTTGTCTGAACTGAAGAGATTTCCCCTTTTTCTATGTTTTATGCTGTTTACCTATTACCATGGCACCAATATACAattcttgtttttaatttttttttttttgtattattatttattccagTACTATAGATATTCAGCAGCCATTGCCTGCCTACATGTGCTCCATTGATGGCTGCATGCCATTTGTAAGGGAGTTTATACTTCTGATGACAACACTGGAAAATGCCTGCATATGGTGCCTTGAAATTCTCCATCCAGGAGCCCCAGGTTGTCACCTTGTACCAGAAAGGTGCCTGAGCTTGAAGCTTTACTAGAGCGCATGTATAAAATGTTACTGAAATGGAGGGATACAAATGAACAATGGTTCATCcacacagtgctttagcaaataACCAAAAGGGTTATtgatttttggggtggggggttctGCCTACTACACTAGGCAAGCTCCTCCTATTTAACATGTTCAGGTTATTGAGAAAATACATAAGCTAAGTTTCCTTTTTTATGAGCTCAGAAAATGCTGGTCCAAAAGGCATCAAGCTAAATGATGACTGTGCCTTAAAGCTGATCTCTACATGTAATGTCCCTTTATATAGTTTGTTACAAACTATTTACTGCTCTAACAGGTGTGCTGTATGAACTGTAAGTAGCCCCAGGTACATACAGTGTCCAGTACTGTGATAAAACACCCACTTCACTCACAGAACAAGATAGTCAGGCTGAGCGTATCTCATTCATGGGAAGCTATATATTCTATGAATAAATACAAAGCTTTGTCTGATTGGTTGAGACAGGTGGATGACTTTGCCTTCTCCAATTAGGGGAAGTTTTGTACTCGGCCCAACTTGACTTTGTTCTTGGAGTGGGATGAGAAGTTTCCATCCACTGATGCAACACAGCCCTGTAATACTGTACATAGCTGAGGTTGCATCCTGTTATTACAACATGACCAATAAACTAAAGGGCTAGTCCACCTTTACTGCTTGTTTCTACAAACTTCCCTGGGCATTTCATTGTCCTCAATACATTAACatgcagttctttttttttttttttagctacttATTTCACTGCTCTCCTGTCTCCACACTCCATATATGCAGGACAGATGGGGGTGAAATGAGCAGCGGAGGACACTAATACACAAGGAAGTTGGAGATCAGCCTTAATGAGAGAAACATGAGCCATAAATTATCTGGATCAATGGACTCTATTTGGTGCTGGATACATAGAACTGAGCTGGCCTTTGCCGCATTAAGCACACATTGGTGGACTATAAGATAAATGGTTACCTCCCTGCCATGGTAAGAGGCAAATAGCTTGAAAACATACTTGACCATTAAGCATTCTGTTTCctgacagtaaggctgcattcacacctgagcgttttgtcgcctgaagcgcgacgctcaaatacgctagagggggaaaaaaaatacattataccctatggagatggttcacatctgcacgccgatacgcctgacgccgaacgcgtatcgggcggtttgggcgtatttgagcgtttccatttcctaTAGAAattaatggaaacgctcgattcaagcaacTTGCgcaacaacgagcgtttgctacgggcgtcttgtcgctttaatcaatagaacttttcacccaggcagaagattaaaaaaacctaccaacatagcaacaagtgattaAAAGATTATAATTTTTCCcttttggctaaaataaaaaacgtcgaacgacgctgtatgcaaacgcgcaaataagcatgaatacgcgcgacaaaacgccggaaaaaaacgcccgaacgaccaacgctcaggtgtgaatgcagccttaggcttcatttcgactagcgtttttacagccactgttgttagccttttttacagcttaaaaacgcctgtccatgtttattttgtagaaaaacgtctggcgtttttacagctctactctggagcttcagaacgcccgcgttttttttacagctcaaaaacgcctatgtgggcatgatgccatagaataacatggacaggcgtttttaagctgtaaaaaacgctcagaaaagtggctgtaaaaacgccagtggaaatgaagccttaagaaACTGGTGAGGACGGTAGAGTAACCTAATCACCCCTAAATCTGCAGCACTCCTACAAAGTCACATttgaaagctggccatagacactGAACTACTTGACCCATCACAGTGAGCTAGTCACTGACCAATAATAGAGGAATTATCATTCTCTTTCTCTCCTATCCCAGCAAGTGTGTACTGCTTCACTACAGGCGTTCTTGTACAATATTCAGACATTTTTGTGGGTCACCTTCGATGCAGAATACATTCCAGTGTCTGGAAGAACTTGATGCTGTTCTCTTCTGTGCTTGCAGAGCCGCCACTATGTTCTATGCCTGTGGACAACAGAAAACCCAAATGAACATTGCTGTAGTTGGTAAATATGCCTGGACTTAGACATATATAGGCTTGTTAATGCTGATCATATAAGCAGACTGCACAAGAATAATTCTGACCATGTGAATATAGAATAAATGTGCAGACACAAAGACAATCTGATATCACACACAATACAACCCAATCCACCCAGTCTTGCTGCTCTGAAACCAATCAGCAACCTGCAGCCAATATCGATGTGTCGTCTCCTTCAGAGTCTTCAGTGATAATAAACTTTCAGAGTTTCCCTTCAAGGAAAACAGTCATGACAGAAGAGGCATCTCAATGCCAATCCAGTTGCCAGGCTGTGTCTGGCTTGAATACATTGGTATTCACAGATATAGAACAAGTATACAGTAAAGGGAAGGCAGAACTGTGTGATAGGTCTAGGTCAGTGATTCATAAAGCAATACAAGGTTGGCTTTTTTAAATTAGCAATGGCAGTTTTCCTTCAGCCTTTAAAAACAAATCTTCATTATGCCTGGTATGTATTGCTCGctctataataatataaataaataatttaacggCACCGTTTGAAAGGAGCAATGCCATTAATGTCTGAACCTGTAAATAGGAAATGAAGCCTGACACGGATTACTTCCTGGACAACAAACCATGTGGTTAAACCTGCACTAACCTCCCTTTCACAACAATTGGGAGCTGACCCTCACTTGTGATGAGCCGTCCTGGCGACCTTCAATGAAATAGCACTGGGGCTCACAACCAAAAACATGGGCACACAGTGGTTATGCTACCACTTTGCAAATTAAAGGAGAACACCAGGcactgtaaacagtaaggcccctttcacactaggcggaaTCTGTCTCAGCAGAGTTCGCTGGCTCAGCGGGAGATTTCCCCTGTagatctccactgagccggcggatgacaagtccctctctgcgcactgagcggggaggggcttgtgcagcgccgctgattcctatggagagatctgatccgccatggacagatggggacgtatcgccatccgtctgattttggcggatcggatgtcagcggacatgtctccactgacatccgacgctccatcggcatgcatggagcggccgtatAAATCCgccatcaaaactgacaggcggacctggacggtccgaccgtgtgaaaggggccttaaatatATCTGTACCCAACTTCTTAGGCCCCATAGGAAGACAACTGAATGGGTATAGGACCATTGACACCAAAACATAATGGAGTTCCAGCAATATGTGGATGCCAATTCACACATACCTGTGTCACTTGCAGGTGTGCACATCGTAGATGCGAACACATTCCTGGCAGCTCACATAGCAGCACCAGTGGAAGATGCAGTGGCATTTCTCTTTGCGTTTCTCAGTCCGGGTATTGTGACCTCTTCCACAGCACAGTAGATCACAGCCATCTATCCCATGAGATGTGACATTGCAGGAACGCCCCCGTGTCCCAAAGGAGCCAGTCTCTGGGTTGGGGTCACAGAAGTTTGGAGAGGTCTCATAGTACACAAGGTCCCTCTCAGTGGGAGGTTTGAACAATGAGTATTTGGCCCGCAGGGTTTCCACCCATCCTCGTGCCTCTCGATGTTTCTCCACGGCCATCTCAGAGGCACTGTCATACTTATCCTTCAAGTGGTCACCGATGGCTCGAAAGTCTGGCTGGGACCACCAGCAGGTCTTTACCTCGCAGCTGCCAGACAGACCATGGCATTTGCATTTCAGGTGCATGTGGTCCAGGATGGTCTGTGAAAAAGAAAGGTACAGGCACGGGGAAGTGAGGatacaagataaaaaataaataaatattgcttGACATTTTTAAAGAATGATTCCTTCTACAGTCTGAGGAACTATTAAAATGCTAAGTTTTCCCATTCATCCTTTCACTATAGGCAGCCACTTCCACTCTATGGGTATGTTGTATagctctgtatatacagtatgtcagtgCTCCTGTACCTAAAGATTGGTAGAATGAAGCCTGTACACCTAAAATGTTAAAGACCATTTCATAAGGGTGCTGCTTGGCACACTTTGAAATATCAATTAccatccctgtgcctgcgtgggtttccctagtgtgagttagggaccttagagtgtaagctccttgaggacagggactaATGTCACTACTgtacaatataataatatttcaatgagtaaaataagtatttgatcccctatcaatcggcAAGatgtctggctcccaggtgtcttctatacaggtaatgagttcagattaggagcactctcctaatgtccaaggatgtcggggacaagattgtagatttAGATGtagaaggctggaatgggctacaagaccatcgccaagcagcttggtgagagggtgacaacagtgcgattattcgcaattggaagaaacacaaaataactcaatctccctcggtctggggctccctgcaagtgcagttttttttttataatcacaagaacggtgaggaAACAGCCCAAAACTACACAAGAgattcttgtcaatgatctcaaggcagctgggtccatagtcaccaagaaaacaatttgtAACACACTACGttatgaaggactgaaatcctgcagcacccaaAAAGTCCCCCTTGTCaaaaaagcacatgtacaggaccggctgaagtttgctaatgaacatctgaataatTGAGAGGAGAACTGAgtaaagtgttgtggtcagatgagtccaaaatcaagctctttggcatcaactcaacacgtcatgtttggaggaggaagaatgctgcctatgaccccaagaacaccatccctaccatcaaatatgggggtggaaacattatgctttgggggcgtttttctgctaaggggacaggacaacgtCACCACATCAAAGGGATGATGGACCATGCAcagtcaaatcttgggtgaaaacctccttccctcagctggggcattgaaaatgggtccagcaggacaatgacccaaaacacgtGGCCaaagcaacaaaggagtggctcaggaagaagcacattaagatcctggagtggcctagccagtctccagaccaatcccatgtggagggagctgaatgtTCGAGTTggagacttggagaggatctgcaaagagtggAACAGaacccctcctgagatgtgtgccacCCCAAGAAACGTCCTGAATTCTGATTACCAACAAGGGTTctgccaccaagtaccaagtcatgttttgcgaaggtgTCATATACTTCTTTCACTCGTTAAAATgcaaatacatttataatttaatttacattttctggattttttttgttattattcttGTCAGTTGGGGGATCAAATaccttttcccctcactgtatacaGGCATATATGTAAGGCAGGTAAAACACATCCCATCTGTGTGATACACACAGGGCAGTGCAGGTAAAGCTGAAGAGCTCAATGGATTTTTTGCAGAGTTTTTAAAAGAGACAAAACACAGGGCAAGGTGCATGTATTGCATGgactgtacacttactacattcAGAACAGGTTACCTTTCattgttattttatataaagACAACCTGTATATTAGGTCTGCTGCTATTTACCATTAGCTGAGTGTCCCACAATACCCAGATTGTGTATAACATTTCTCTTACCGCCCTTCCTGCCTCATTATTGTGCCTATTCATGGCCGATCTGGCATCTGGTCTGTTCTCCCTGGCATCAGCAAATTCTCGGGACACCAGGACCCCAAAGTCTGCGTCTTCACTGCAGCCGCCCCACTTCCAGCCATCTCCCGATGAGCCTTTGTGGTGGGAGTCACAGCCGCAGATGGTGGAGCTGCCCTCTGCACAGGACCGGGTCACAGCAAAGGCCACTCCAGCTGAAGCGATGGCATGAACAAAGGCCGACTCCCGCGTGGCTTTAAGAGACAAATAGAAGGCACACTCTGTTACACCATGCTTTGACAACACCATACTTAGATTGCTGTTACATCACTATTACATCAGAGACACAAGGAAAAGCCTCACTGGGGAGTGTTGGGATTTCTACAAtgtggacacagacagcaatacacgtTATTGGGCTTCTCCTCCAtatacagcacaaataaaaaggtTCTGCTTGTAATGTGACTAATGAAAATATGATTTATTAAATCcctcagaactttttttttagtacCTGGCTGGCCAATACAACACAACCTAATGTTGGTAAACCTGGTCCAATCAGCAATCATTTACCTTTTCTGCAGTCAGAAGCTATCCACTGACCCACAGTAAAGCATCTACCCTGTGAGGGAGTAAcagttccccaaaaaaatgttgtgttGTGTGCTTCTGTTTGGCTCTGGACTA
This window contains:
- the WNT3 gene encoding LOW QUALITY PROTEIN: proto-oncogene Wnt-3 (The sequence of the model RefSeq protein was modified relative to this genomic sequence to represent the inferred CDS: substituted 1 base at 1 genomic stop codon); the protein is MPPTSPARSPDFPNAQRSPPMGRLHILHFLWFFAAVPVLAGYPIWWSLALGQQYSSLSSQPILCGSIPGLVPSKCDSVRNYIEIMPSVAEGXRLRIQECQHQFRGRRWNCTTIHDQSCIFGPVLDKATRESAFVHAIASAGVAFAVTRSCAEGSSTICGCDSHHKGSSGDGWKWGGCSEDADFGVLVSREFADARENRPDARSAMNRHNNEAGRATILDHMHLKCKCHGLSGSCEVKTCWWSQPDFRAIGDHLKDKYDSASEMAVEKHREARGWVETLRAKYSLFKPPTERDLVYYETSPNFCDPNPETGSFGTRGRSCNVTSHGIDGCDLLCCGRGHNTRTEKRKEKCHCIFHWCCYVSCQECVRIYDVHTCK